One region of Ictalurus furcatus strain D&B chromosome 17, Billie_1.0, whole genome shotgun sequence genomic DNA includes:
- the scn2b gene encoding sodium channel subunit beta-2: MKMSLLLRARDTRQGASAIIASALLVFTVSSVSSMEVLVAQQINALNGTMVKISCTFTSCYKLDISKFAMNWTYQETKNDTEEMFMTFKNRITPLRTDRFGDRVKFAGNLDKNDLSITISDVQLSDEGIYKCSVRNPPDRVEGHGSIQLSVVTELPPPRDSTIAVAVGASVGGMLALVILTMVIIKCVRRHKKQELISDEQKMEEEGKTDGDGGTEEGTKQI; this comes from the exons ATGAAAATGTCTCTTCTGTTGCGGGCGCGAGACACGAGACAAGGAGCGTCAGCCATTATAGCATCAGCACTGCTGGTGTTTACgg tcTCTTCTGTGTCCTCCATGGAAGTGCTCGTGGCACAGCAGATCAATGCCCTGAATGGCACCATGGTAAAGATCTCCTGCACCTTTACGTCCTGCTACAAACTGGACATCAGCAAATTTGCTATGAACTGGACCTACCAGGAGACCAAAAATGATACAGAGGAGATG tTTATGACCTTTAAGAACAGAATAACTCCTTTGAGGACGGACCGTTTTGGGGACAGGGTAAAGTTTGCTGGAAACCTGGACAAAAATGACCTTTCCATTACCATCTCAGACGTGCAGCTGTCAGACGAGGGGATCTATAAATGTTCTGTACGCAATCCTCCTGATCGTGTCGAGGGCCATGGCAGTATCCAGCTGTCTGTAGTCACCGAGT TGCCCCCTCCCAGAGACTCGACCATCGCGGTGGCAGTCGGAGCATCTGTAGGAGGGATGCTGGCTCTGGTGATCCTCACCATGGTGATCATCAAGTGTGTACGCAGACATAAGAAACAGGAGCTCATCTCTGATGAAcagaagatggaggaggaggggaaaaCAGATGGAGATGGAGGCACAGAAGAAGGAACCAA ACAAATTTAA
- the zgc:172282 gene encoding leucine-rich repeat and fibronectin type III domain-containing protein 1-like protein, whose product MEWLVISLLILVVSTAGHLCPKRCMCQNLSPSLAILCAKTGLLFVPAVIDRRTVELRLTENFITAVRRRDFTNMTSLLHLTLSRNTISQIMPYTFADLKRLRALHLDSNRLSVVTDDHFQGLTNLRHLILANNQLHNISPHAFDDFLGTLEDLDLSYNNLMDIPWETIGRLTNVNTLNMDHNLIEHVPLGVFSNLHKLARLDMTSNKLKKIPPDPLFLRIPVYAKSKGSPLTSLVLSFGGNPLHCNCELLWLRRLTREDDLETCATPSDLTAKYFWTIPEEEFICEPPVITRRSFKTFAMEGQPASLKCKANGDPDPEVHWISPEGRLISNTSRTLTFSNGSLEINITSLKDMGVFTCIASNAAGESTGTVELVVTPLPHLANSTNRVQEPDPGPSDILTSAKSSSSYSNDTRTQDKTTVLAELTANSALIRWPSQQHFPSIRMFQIQYNSSVDDTLVYRMIPSTNQDFLVRDLASGREYDLCVLAVYEDGITSLTATRQVGCVSFITHAEFTQCHVLRSHFLGGTIIIIIGGIIVASVLVFIIILMIRYKVYSQQGPKPGIELAKSKVRSQSNGGGQVPGQMPCSGSKVMEGQEDQGSGFGGGARVTTSSLKDCITMALVMDCEKGMQNSEASSEGNVLPLQKRLSRTCLEQKGQPSLSTIDGTATVEANTTGQQVSDDLGQTLPDWGNLKI is encoded by the exons ATGGAGTGGCTCGTCATCTCTCTGCTAATACTGGTTGTTTCTACCGCCGGACATCTCTGTCCCAAGCGCTGCATGTGCCAAAACCTGTCGCCGTCGCTTGCTATTCTTTGTGCCAAGACAGGCCTGCTCTTTGTACCCGCAGTTATTGATCGCCGGACAGTAGAACTTCGTCTTACTGAGAATTTCATCACGGCAGTAAGGAGGAGGGACTTCACCAACATGACGAGTCTCCTTCACCTGACGCTGTCGCGCAACACCATCAGCCAGATCATGCCTTACACCTTTGCTGACCTCAAACGGCTGCGAGCGCTGCATCTGGACAGCAACCGCCTCAGTGTGGTCACCGATGACCACTTCCAGGGTCTGACCAACTTAAGGCACCTCATTTTAGCCAACAACCAGCTCCATAACATTTCTCCACATGCTTTTGATGACTTCCTGGGGACTCTCGAAGACCTGGATCTGTCTTACAATAACCTGATGGACATTCCTTGGGAGACCATTGGGAGGCTCACCAATGTAAACACACTTAATATGGACCATAACCTTATCGAGCATGTCCCTTTAGGAGTGTTTTCTAACCTGCACAAGCTAGCACGTTTAGATATGACATccaataaactgaaaaaaattccTCCTGATCCTTTGTTTCTTAGGATCCCAGTTTATGCCAAGTCCAAGGGGTCTCCACTGACCTCGCTTGTTCTTAGCTTTGGAGGAAACCCACTCCACTGTAATTGTGAGCTCCTCTGGTTAAGACGGCTTACGAGAGAAGATGACCTGGAAACGTGTGCCACGCCTAGCGATCTTACCGCTAAATACTTCTGGACAATTCCTGAAGAAGAGTTCATCTGTGAGCCACCTGTTATTACAAGGAGGTCCTTCAAGACATTTGCTATGGAGGGTCAGCCAGCTAGCTTAAAATGTAAAGCCAACGGTGACCCGGACCCAGAAGTCCACTGGATTTCTCCCGAAGGTCGTCTGATCTCGAACACTTCCCGCACTCTCACCTTTAGCAATGGCAGCCTGGAAATAAACATCACCTCCCTGAAAGATATGGGAGTATTCACTTGTATTGCCTCCAATGCTGCTGGTGAGTCCACAGGCACTGTGGAACTTGTGGTCACTCCACTTCCTCACCTGGCCAATAGCACTAATCGTGTCCAGGAACCTGATCCAGGACCATCTGATATCTTGACATCTGCCAAGTCCAGCTCTTCCTATAGCAACGATACAAGGACGCAAGATAAGACAACAGTACTGGCTGAGCTCACTGCAAACTCGGCTCTCATTAGATGGCCTTCACAGCAGCATTTCCCAAGTATCAGGATGTTCCAGATACAGTACAACAGCTCAGTAGATGACACCTTGGTCTACAG GATGATCCCATCTACAAATCAGGACTTTCTGGTGAGAGATCTGGCATCTGGGCGTGAGTACGACCTGTGCGTGCTGGCTGTGTATGAGGATGGCATAACTTCGCTGACTGCCACACGGCAGGTGGGCTGCGTCTCATTCATCACACATGCCGAGTTCACCCAGTGCCATGTGTTGCGCAGCCACTTCTTGGGCGGcaccataatcatcatcatcggtGGCATCATCGTGGCATCTGTGCTggtcttcatcatcatccttaTGATTCGCTACAAAGTCTACAGCCAGCAGGGGCCCAAGCCCGGGATAGAACTAGCCAAGAGCAAGGTCCGTTCACAAAGCAATGGAGGAGGACAGGTTCCTGGGCAAATGCCATGCTCAGGCTCCAAAGTCATGGAGGGGCAGGAGGATCAAGGATCAGGGTTTGGTGGAGGCGCAAGGGTGACAACTTCTTCTCTCAAAGACTGCATTACCATGGCTTTAGTCATGGATTGTGAGAAGGGAATGCAGAACTCTGAAGCAAGCAGTGAGGGAAATGTTTTACCCTTACAAAAACGCCTCTCCAGGACTTGCCTAGAGCAAAAAGGTCAACCTTCGCTGTCCACCATTGATGGGACCGCAACTGTCGAAGCAA ACACCACAGGACAGCAGGTCAGTGATGACCTAGGTCAGACGTTGCCAGATTGGGGCAATTTAAAAATTTGA